The Astatotilapia calliptera chromosome 14, fAstCal1.2, whole genome shotgun sequence genome includes a region encoding these proteins:
- the postnb gene encoding periostin, osteoblast specific factor b isoform X2 gives MKLLFVVACALFVLCTFDNADSSAYDKIVAHSRIRARKEGPNVCALQQVMGTKKKYFSTCRNWYRGSICGKKATVIYECCPGYMKMDGMLGCPAVAPIDHVYGSLSIVKASSTQNYADISKLRPEIEGPGSFTFFAPSNEAWDNLDTTVRDALVSNVNIELYNALHYHMVNKRLLTKDLKNGIKVTSMYNDLDLHINHYSNGIVTVNCARIIYANQIATNGVVHVIDRVISTIGNTIQDVIEVNDDLTTLSDLFQNSELLEKLGQPGHYTLFAPTNEAFEQLGIDVLERIQSDKQALKALLSFHLLDSIQCSEGILAGTSYETLEGNNIEIGCDGESLTVNGIKMVRQKDIVTTNGVIHIIDKALVPDSAKQVMELLGSSQSTFSDMVSELGLSSGMRSDAEYTLLAPFNSVFSDEIMSMDQDLLKIILENHILKNKIVLGQLYNGQQLETIGGKLLRVFIYRSAVCIENSCLIRGSKEGSNGALHLMRTLLKPAEKTMYEILTENGGFKIFLSLMEAAGLTDVLRQEGGFTLFAPSDKAFAGLSERDMAVLKKDINALRTILLYHINNGIFIGGGLEPGVTNLLKSLQGSNLKIVVANNTVKVNSVQVPEADMMATNGVIHFVNKLLYPEEIPIGSQELQMVLTKLISYIQFKYISGFRYQEIPLTFLKVTRVIQREPIKKTVTRVIEKQKPIQKVTRVIETQNPVQKVTRVIERQNPVQKVTRVVSGPQYSVSTGTSNIDLEGVDLSEVSTIEASDLDTSRLTKIIQTGSRRRGRD, from the exons gactGTGATTTATGAGTGCTGCCCAGGGTATATGAAAATGGATGGCATGCTTGGCTGCCCTGCAG ttGCCCCGATTGACCACGTGTATGGCAGTTTGTCTATAGTGAAGGCCTCATCAACCCAAAACTACGCTGACATTTCCAAGCTAAGACCTGAGATTGAGGGACCAGGATCTTTCACCTTCTTTGCTCCCAGCAATGAGGCTTGGGATAATTTGGATACG ACAGTGAGGGATGCGCTGGTCAGCAACGTCAATATTGAACTATACAACGCTCTTCATTATCATATGGTCAACAAGCGCCTCCTGACCAAAGACTTAAAGAATGGAATAAAAGTCACCTCCATGTACAATGACCTTGATCTCCATATTAACCATTACTCCAATGGG ATAGTGACTGTGAACTGCGCCAGGATCATCTACGCCAACCAGATCGCCACAAATGGAGTCGTGCATGTCATCGACCGCGTCATCAGTACTATTGGAAACACTATTCAAGATGTCATTGAAGTTAACGATGACTTGACAACCCTGAGT GATCTATTTCAAAATTCTGAGCTTTTGGAGAAACTGGGTCAGCCAGGACATTACACTCTTTTTGCCCCGACCAATGAAGCCTTTGAGCAGCTCGGCATCGATGTGCTGGAAAGAATTCAGAGTGACAAGCAGGCCCTCAAAG CTCTTCTGTCTTTCCACCTCCTGGACTCAATCCAGTGCTCTGAGGGTATCCTGGCTGGCACCTCTTATGAGACACTGGAGGGCAACAACATTGAAATTGGCTGTGATGGCGAAAGCTTGACAGTCAATGGCATTAAAATGGTGCGTCAGAAGGACATTGTCACCACCAATGGTGTCATCCACATTATTGACAAAGCACTTGTTCCAGACTCAG CTAAGCAGGTAATGGAACTGTTGGGAAGTTCCCAGTCAACCTTCAGTGACATGGTGTCTGAGCTGGGCCTTTCTAGTGGCATGAGATCAGATGCAGAGTACACTTTACTGGCTCCATTCAACAGTGTCTTTAGTG atgaaatAATGTCCATGGATCAGGACTTACTCAAAATTATCCTGGAGAACCACATCTTGAAGAATAAGATTGTTCTGGGACAGCTGTACAATGGCCAGCAGCTGGAGACCATCGGAGGGAAACTTCTTCGGGTCTTCATCTATCGTTCA GCTGTGTGCATCGAGAATTCCTGCCTGATACGAGGCAGTAAAGAAGGAAGCAATGGGGCCCTTCATCTCATGAGGACTCTGTTGAAACCTGCAGAAAAAACTATGTACgagattctgacagaaaacGGAGGGTTCAA GATCTTTTTGTCTCTGATGGAAGCTGCTGGCTTGACTGACGTGCTTCGACAGGAGGGAGGCTTTACTCTGTTTGCCCCAAGCGACAAGGCTTTTGCAGGTTTAAGTGAAAGAGACATGGCTGTGTTGAAGA AGGACATAAATGCACTCAGAACCATCCTTCTGTATCACATCAATAATGGTATCTTCATTGGCGGTGGTTTGGAGCCTGGGGTGACAAACCTTCtcaagtccctccagggcagcAACCTTAAAATTGTAGTT GCAAACAACACTGTGAAGGTTAATTCTGTTCAAGTCCCTGAGGCTGATATGATGGCCACAAATGGAGTCATTCACTTTGTCAACAAGCTGTTGTATCCTGAAG AAATCCCTATTGGATCCCAGGAACTCCAGATGGTTCTGACGAAGCTCATCTCTTATATTCAATTTAAg TACATTTCTGGATTCAGATATCAGGAAATTCCCCTTACATTTTTGA AAGTGACGAGGGTCATTCAAAGGGAACCCATCAAAAAAACGGTTACCAGGGTGATTGAAAAGCAGAAACCCATCCAAAAGGTTACCAGGGTGATTGAAACGCAGAACCCCGTCCAAAAGGTTACCAGGGTGATTGAAAGGCAGAACCCCGTCCAAAAGGTTACCAGGGTTGTCTCTG GGCCTCAATACTCAGTCAGCACTGGTACCAGCAACATTGATCTGGAAG GAGTCGATCTTTCAGAAGTTTCCACCATTGAAGCGAGCGATCTTGACACATCAAGGCTTACCAAAATAATCCaaa ctggcagcaggaggaggggaAGGGACTGA
- the postnb gene encoding periostin, osteoblast specific factor b isoform X1, which produces MKLLFVVACALFVLCTFDNADSSAYDKIVAHSRIRARKEGPNVCALQQVMGTKKKYFSTCRNWYRGSICGKKATVIYECCPGYMKMDGMLGCPAVAPIDHVYGSLSIVKASSTQNYADISKLRPEIEGPGSFTFFAPSNEAWDNLDTTVRDALVSNVNIELYNALHYHMVNKRLLTKDLKNGIKVTSMYNDLDLHINHYSNGIVTVNCARIIYANQIATNGVVHVIDRVISTIGNTIQDVIEVNDDLTTLSDLFQNSELLEKLGQPGHYTLFAPTNEAFEQLGIDVLERIQSDKQALKALLSFHLLDSIQCSEGILAGTSYETLEGNNIEIGCDGESLTVNGIKMVRQKDIVTTNGVIHIIDKALVPDSAKQVMELLGSSQSTFSDMVSELGLSSGMRSDAEYTLLAPFNSVFSDEIMSMDQDLLKIILENHILKNKIVLGQLYNGQQLETIGGKLLRVFIYRSAVCIENSCLIRGSKEGSNGALHLMRTLLKPAEKTMYEILTENGGFKIFLSLMEAAGLTDVLRQEGGFTLFAPSDKAFAGLSERDMAVLKKDINALRTILLYHINNGIFIGGGLEPGVTNLLKSLQGSNLKIVVANNTVKVNSVQVPEADMMATNGVIHFVNKLLYPEEIPIGSQELQMVLTKLISYIQFKYISGFRYQEIPLTFLKVTRVIQREPIKKTVTRVIEKQKPIQKVTRVIETQNPVQKVTRVIERQNPVQKVTRVVSGPQYSVSTGTSNIDLEGVDLSEVSTIEASDLDTSRLTKIIQKGSSRGNNPRRVIAGSRRRGRD; this is translated from the exons gactGTGATTTATGAGTGCTGCCCAGGGTATATGAAAATGGATGGCATGCTTGGCTGCCCTGCAG ttGCCCCGATTGACCACGTGTATGGCAGTTTGTCTATAGTGAAGGCCTCATCAACCCAAAACTACGCTGACATTTCCAAGCTAAGACCTGAGATTGAGGGACCAGGATCTTTCACCTTCTTTGCTCCCAGCAATGAGGCTTGGGATAATTTGGATACG ACAGTGAGGGATGCGCTGGTCAGCAACGTCAATATTGAACTATACAACGCTCTTCATTATCATATGGTCAACAAGCGCCTCCTGACCAAAGACTTAAAGAATGGAATAAAAGTCACCTCCATGTACAATGACCTTGATCTCCATATTAACCATTACTCCAATGGG ATAGTGACTGTGAACTGCGCCAGGATCATCTACGCCAACCAGATCGCCACAAATGGAGTCGTGCATGTCATCGACCGCGTCATCAGTACTATTGGAAACACTATTCAAGATGTCATTGAAGTTAACGATGACTTGACAACCCTGAGT GATCTATTTCAAAATTCTGAGCTTTTGGAGAAACTGGGTCAGCCAGGACATTACACTCTTTTTGCCCCGACCAATGAAGCCTTTGAGCAGCTCGGCATCGATGTGCTGGAAAGAATTCAGAGTGACAAGCAGGCCCTCAAAG CTCTTCTGTCTTTCCACCTCCTGGACTCAATCCAGTGCTCTGAGGGTATCCTGGCTGGCACCTCTTATGAGACACTGGAGGGCAACAACATTGAAATTGGCTGTGATGGCGAAAGCTTGACAGTCAATGGCATTAAAATGGTGCGTCAGAAGGACATTGTCACCACCAATGGTGTCATCCACATTATTGACAAAGCACTTGTTCCAGACTCAG CTAAGCAGGTAATGGAACTGTTGGGAAGTTCCCAGTCAACCTTCAGTGACATGGTGTCTGAGCTGGGCCTTTCTAGTGGCATGAGATCAGATGCAGAGTACACTTTACTGGCTCCATTCAACAGTGTCTTTAGTG atgaaatAATGTCCATGGATCAGGACTTACTCAAAATTATCCTGGAGAACCACATCTTGAAGAATAAGATTGTTCTGGGACAGCTGTACAATGGCCAGCAGCTGGAGACCATCGGAGGGAAACTTCTTCGGGTCTTCATCTATCGTTCA GCTGTGTGCATCGAGAATTCCTGCCTGATACGAGGCAGTAAAGAAGGAAGCAATGGGGCCCTTCATCTCATGAGGACTCTGTTGAAACCTGCAGAAAAAACTATGTACgagattctgacagaaaacGGAGGGTTCAA GATCTTTTTGTCTCTGATGGAAGCTGCTGGCTTGACTGACGTGCTTCGACAGGAGGGAGGCTTTACTCTGTTTGCCCCAAGCGACAAGGCTTTTGCAGGTTTAAGTGAAAGAGACATGGCTGTGTTGAAGA AGGACATAAATGCACTCAGAACCATCCTTCTGTATCACATCAATAATGGTATCTTCATTGGCGGTGGTTTGGAGCCTGGGGTGACAAACCTTCtcaagtccctccagggcagcAACCTTAAAATTGTAGTT GCAAACAACACTGTGAAGGTTAATTCTGTTCAAGTCCCTGAGGCTGATATGATGGCCACAAATGGAGTCATTCACTTTGTCAACAAGCTGTTGTATCCTGAAG AAATCCCTATTGGATCCCAGGAACTCCAGATGGTTCTGACGAAGCTCATCTCTTATATTCAATTTAAg TACATTTCTGGATTCAGATATCAGGAAATTCCCCTTACATTTTTGA AAGTGACGAGGGTCATTCAAAGGGAACCCATCAAAAAAACGGTTACCAGGGTGATTGAAAAGCAGAAACCCATCCAAAAGGTTACCAGGGTGATTGAAACGCAGAACCCCGTCCAAAAGGTTACCAGGGTGATTGAAAGGCAGAACCCCGTCCAAAAGGTTACCAGGGTTGTCTCTG GGCCTCAATACTCAGTCAGCACTGGTACCAGCAACATTGATCTGGAAG GAGTCGATCTTTCAGAAGTTTCCACCATTGAAGCGAGCGATCTTGACACATCAAGGCTTACCAAAATAATCCaaa AAGGCAGTTCCAGAGGAAATAATCCCAGAAGAGTTAtag ctggcagcaggaggaggggaAGGGACTGA